The sequence below is a genomic window from Flavobacterium lipolyticum.
ATTTTAAACATCGCCATTGGGTACCCGTTCTGATTTTATGTTTTTAGAACAGACAGAATAAAATAACCGCAGGAATAGAAAGCTTACTTTAAACTTTTATTCCTGCGGTTTATGAGAGTTGTTTCTACAATCCGGAAATAATAAATTCGCTTCTTCTGTTCATTTGATGCTCTTCTTCCGTGCAATTTTCATTATCAGAACAATGGTTTACAAGTTGTGTTTCACCATAACCTTTGCCGGTTAATCTGTTTTTATTAACCCCATGTTTAATAAGCCAGTCGATAGTAGATTTAGCTCTTCTATCAGACAACAGCTGATTGTATTTATGCGTCTGACGGCTGTCTGTATGAGAACGAATATCTAATTTCATTTTAGGATACAAGTTCAGTACATCCAGGATTTTTTCCAGATCTAAAGCAGCTTCTTTACCAATATTGGATTTGTCTAAATCAAAGTATATCATTTTGATACCGAAAACTTTGCCTAAATTATCTCCAATGGTTACCTGGTAGCGGGATTTTTCAAGTGGAATCGGTAAATAAGCTTTTGAACGATCTTTTGATACCAGTATTTTTTGTTCCCAGGTGGTGTAGTTTTCTTTTTTGGCCCTGATATAATAGGGAGTTTCAGGATCCAAAACGAAACTATACTTTCCTTTCTCATCGGAGAAGGTGGAATCTTTTACATTCATGTCCTGATCATACAAGGTGATTTTGGCATTTGGTAAAATTTCATTACTGTCCAGATCAGTCACAACTCCATATAATTGGTAGTCAGTATTTATTTTTTTTGTCTCTAAAAATTTATAAATATCATCTGATCCTTGTCCGCCTTTTCTGTTCGATGAAAAAAAGCCTTTTCGGGATTTGATGTCAATAATATAAGCAAAATCATCATTAGGAGAATTGACATCTGCTCCTAAATTTTGAATATTACTAACTCCGGCGTCGTTTATTTTTCCAACAAAAATATCAAGACCGCCAAGTCCCGGATGCCCGTCTGAAGCAAAATAAATTTCATTTTCATCGGTTACGAAAGGAAATGTTTCTTTTCCTTCGGTGTTGATTCCGGGGCCTAAATTTTGAGGAGAGCTGTATCCTCCATTACTCAGGATTTTGACCTTGTAAATATCAGATTGTCCTATTGTTCCGGGCATATCTGAAGCAAAATATAAAGTCTTTTCGTCCGGACTGAGAGTAGGATGTGCCGTACTGTATTCATTACTATTAAAAGGTAATTCTACGATATTGTCCCACTCCTTCTTTTGATTAAGAGTGGCTTTGTATATTTTTATAAAGGTGGTTTTTTGTTTGTTTTTTCCTTTTTTACCATCAATATAATTATTGCGAGTAAAGTAAATAGTTGTTCCGTCTTTTGTAAAAGTGGGAGTGGATTCGTGAAACTTACTATTGATTTTTGATTTTATTTTTTTTGGTGCGCTTGGATTGAAATTTTCATCGAGCACAGCTTCATAAAGGCTGGTGAAACTTTCACCCGTCCACTTATGTCTTTGTTGTCCCAGTCCTCCTGTATCTCTTGCAGTGGTGAAAACAATTTTATTTTTGAAAAATGTTGTTCCGTAATCCGAATATTTACTGTTTATTCCTGAATCTTCAATCGTATAGCGTCCGGAATTTGCTTTAATCAAATCCAGATAGTTTTCATTTTTTTTGTATAGTTTCCCTCTTGTATCATTCTTTGAATGCTGAGAGAATAAATCAAGCATTTGATTGGCTTTCCCTGTGCGATTTGTCGATTTTAACGATTGTGCATATCGGTAATAATATTCGGGCTCCACATCGTTAGTCATGGCAAATAACTCGTCATACCATTTTGCAGCTTTGTCAAATTCAGCATTAAAGTAAAAAGAATTGCCCAGTTTTTTGAACATATCTGCAGACTTGTAGCCCTTTGAAGCTACTCTTTCATAGGTTTCAATCGCATTAATATAAGCGTAGTTGGCATATTGTTTGTCTGCTGTAGCTATTTTATTCTTTTGAGAATAAGTATGAAATGAAAAAAAACTTAGTATTAATAAATAAAAGGGTATATAATTCTTCATAGTAAATAATTTTAAAAGAAACGAGGGGTTGTCATTCTGCTTTGTTTTCGGATAAACTCAAAACGCAGGAATATTTCATGCGAACCATTACTGTAATTGTTTAGTTTTGAAGATTCAAGATCATAACCGTAACCGATGTACATACCATCTGTAAGCTGAAAACCGGCCATGGTACTGAAAGCGGCGTCCCAGCGGTAGGCAATTCCAACCATAAATTTATCGTTGAACATAAAATTACCTGAGACATCCACCTGCAGCGGCGCACCTTGTGTTATTTTTGTGAGCACTGCGGGTTTGAATTTTATATTGTTGTAAGCACTCAAATTGAATACATATCCTCCCATTAAGTAGTAGTTAATTTTGTTTTTGAATATGGCTACTTCATTATTGTCATAATAATTGGTCACTATAAAATCCGGTACCGATAAACCGATGTAAGCTTTGTCAGAATGCCAATAGACCCCGGCTCCTATATTTGGAGATATGACATTATTTAAATTTTGTAAATGTGGATCGTCCAAATCTGCGGGATTTAGCCTATTAGTGTCCAGATTAAAAAGACTAACAGTTCCTTTAAGTCCGAATGAAAGTTTAAAATTATCTGAAGTCTGAACCGTATAGGAAAAGTCAGTCGATAAAGAGCTTTTATCAGAAGCACCAATTTTGTCATTTACAAGAGAAACACCGATACCTAAATTACTGTCGTTTATAGGGGTGTTAATTGAAAAAGCGCTGGTTTTTGGTGCTCCTTCAAGGCCTACCCACTGTGCGCGATACAATCCAAAAACACTCAGCGTACCTCTCGATCCGGCATAGGCAGGATTAATATTTATGGTATTGTACATGTATTGTGTGTATTGAGCATTTTGCTGAGCCGCTATATTTATTACATTGAAAAGCAATAAGAACTTTAAAAAAAATAAATTCTTTTTCATTTGTATAGTTATTTTTTTAGTGAAACTTCTGTGCGAAAAGATTGTGAAATTCTCTGTGTTTTTATCTCAAAGTAAGATGTAAGTATCCGCTTTTTTCGGTCATAAGTGCACCGTTTCCATAGGAAAGCACATAAAAATAGGTTCCTGATGGTAATCCAGCATTTTGGTTTACCGTTGCTCTTCCTTCAGAAATTCCACGAAAAAAATTATTGTTTGCACCATAATTAGTAGTTTCAAACACTTTGACTCCCCAGGAATTATATATGGTTACCGAATTATTTGGAAATCGTTCGAGACCTCTAATCTCAAAGTAATCATTTTTGCCGTCTCCATTTGGAGAAACCATATTGAAAACAATTACCTCCGGATTTGTAATGCCCGCCTGCGCTTTATTATTATGCGGATTGTAATCTTCCGGAGTTGAATTTTCCAGAAAAGCAATGTTCAGATAATCCCCTGTTGCTTTTACTTTTGCTGTTAGGGTCAATGTTGCTGTTTGTTTGGCTAATAGTTCTGGTAAATTCCATATTCCGTTTGTTATATTATAATCTCCTGAAGAAGTTTTGGATGAGGTATACGTATATCCTGATGGAAGTATATCTCTAATTTGAACATTGTTGAAATTATTTCCTCCCAGATTTTCAGCAGATATGGTAAACACGACCTGTTGACCGATGTTTGCTATTGGATTATTTATTGTTTTTCTTAACTCAATATCTGCATCTTCATTAGGCTTCAAACAGGACCCTACTTCTATAGAAAAATTAATACTCACAAGAGGATTGCATTTAGCTTCATCAATATAATTGACTTCGATAGCACCTTTTCCGGCATTATTCCACAAAACTGTTACAAAATCATCTGATTGCTGACCTCCATTTACGATAGTGCCTTCATTTGAAACGAGCCAATTGTAAGAGGACATTCCGGCCACAGTAGTGTAGGTTACTTTTTCTGAAATACAGGCCGACGTAAGCCAATCAGGATCTTTATTAGGAAGATCTTTTTTAACAATTACGGTAACGGCTAAACGGTTTGTACTCTCACATGCACCTGACTTTGCCGTTCCGTAATACGTTTTACCATCGATTAGTAATGCTGTGGATGGAATTATACTTCCTCCTGTTAGTGCATCGTACCAGATAATTCCGGTTCCGGCGGCTGTTAAATCTGCAACTGTAGCCTTTGCGGTTGCACAGAATTGTTGTGTAGCAGTACCTGTTGGTGTTTTTGGATCACCGATGCTAACGGTTACAGCTAAACGGTTTGTACTCTTACATGTACCCGTTTTTGCCGTTCCGTAATACGTTTTACCATCGATTAGTAATGCTGTGGATGGAATTATATTTCCTCCTGTTAGTGCATCGTACCAGATAATTCCGGTTCCGGAGGCTGTTAAATCTGCTACTGTAGCCTTTGCGGTTGCACAGAATTGTTGTGTAGCAGCACCCGTTGGCGTTGTGGGATCACCGATGCTAACGGTTACAGCTAAACGGTTTGTACTCTCACATGTACCCGTTTTTGCCGCTGCGTAATACGTTTTACCATCGATTAGTAATGCTGTGGATGGAATTACACTTCCTCCTGCTAGTGCATCGTACCAGATAACACCGGTTCCGGAGACTGCTAAGTCTGCTACTGTAGCATTTGTTGCTGCACAGAATTGTTGTGTAGCAGCACCCGTTGGTGCTTTTGGATCACCGATATTAACGGTTACAGCTAAACGATTTGTACTCTCACATGTACCTGTCTGTGCGGCGGCGTAATACGTTTTATCATCAATTAATAGGGTTGAGGACGGAATTATATTTCCTCCTGTTGAGGCATCGTACCAGATAATACCGGTTTCTACGGTAATTAAATCTGCTACAGTGGCTTTAGCAGTGGCACAAAATTGTTGTGTAGAATTTCCTGTTGGAGTTGACAGACCTCCAAGTCTAATGTTGATGGATTCGGTGAAATAACACCCCCCTAAAGAATTAATTTCTACTTTGTAGGTTCCAATTTGTGCTGCTGTTACATTATTGATATTTAATTCCGGGGAAATAACTTCGGTTCCATCTGGTAATGTCCATTTTATAGAATTTACGGGGCCAATCTGTACTACAGATAGTTTGATGTTTCCTCCTATACAAACAGCTCGGTCTCCACCATTTATTAATTGTGAAAATGAACTTCTTAAAATCAGAGGCTGTAAGACTTCATAACAGGCTGTTTTTGCTTTTACAATATAATTTCCTGCTGTCAGTGCTTTAAATACAGGACTTGATTGTCCTGTTGTTGGGAAATCGGAATCCGTTTCTTTTTTTATAAAGTAAGTAATGCTTTCTGAAACATTGTTTACTTTGGCATGAAGATCCCCTGTTGTATCTCCTGAACAGACAATTCCGCCGGATTCAGATAAGTCAAACGCAGGGAAATTAGGTTGCACATCTACAAAAGCAGTTTGAGTGTTCTCAATTAATTCGCTTTGCAAGAGAGGTCTTCCACTTATAAATTTTCGGGCGATCCCTATTTCATATTTTCCTGCTATATCCTGAAAAAAAGAAAAATTACTGATTCCCTCTTTTAAAGAATTAGAACCCAGAATGGCATTAAAAGTTCCCATACCTGCAGGTCCGCTTACAATCCCGGGGAAAATTTGGTTATTCCCATAAAAATTAGCCAATGTACTGTTTATTGCACCTGTACCGACAGCTGATACTTTTAGGGTTATATTTTTGTTATAACGGTCACATCTTGAGGCGTCCGGATTAAAACTAACGTTGGTGATTTCAATTTTTGTAAAATAACTGTCTAGAACCACTTGAAATTCCTCATCAAAACAAGCCGAATCTTTTATTCTTATGGTGTAAGTTCCCGGAAGTAACTCATTTCCTAATCCGAAAATAGGTTCTTTATAGGTTACTGCCAATGGTGACGGACCGTTTACAAGACTTACGGTAACTTTACCTTGTAAGCCTACATAACCGGGAGTGGCCATAGGAGGATACACCGCCAGTGCACATTTACCAAAAAACATAGCACTTGGTCCTGTGAAAAATTGTATTTTACCTTTGATGTCTTTATCGGGAGCAAAATAATTGGGATCAATAAAAACATTTTTAGGATCAGTAATAGCAGGTTTTTTAGAAGAAGTGTTTGAAGTATTGTTCGTAAAAGAGTAAGTTGCTATCGCGATTCCTGTATTATCCGTTACTTTTATAGTGTAGCTTTTACCAATATTTAGTTTACAAATTTCCAAACTGTTTATGCTTGTAATAGTATAAGTATTTTTGATACCTGTACCGTTGTCTGTTACTTCTACGGTATAAGGCAGACAGCCCCCCTGATCTTTAGGTACGTTTTTTAGCCGAACTTGTCCTGTGTCATTGCAATTGGTATTCAAAGGGTCATCTTCGATACTGAATTCAAAATCAATAAAGGGTTTAACAATCCCTATAGTTGATGCTCCATAATCTAGTTCAACAGTTTTTGTTATGTTACAATATGTTGCGCTCAAGCGGACAATACCCCATTTGGAGCGATCTGAAGGCATTGAATATTTTTTCTTTACATCAGTAAGAGTCAGATTGTCATAAACGTCCCAGCCTGATCCGTTCTGAATCTCTAATTTGTAAATAAAATCCGGAACTCCATAAAGAGGAGGGAGAGCATTAAAATAAGCGCCACCATTACTTACGGCTAATAGTCCGTTTGGAAGGGTAGCACTGCTAATACCGGAACAGACATCATTTGGAGTGTTATAAATGAGATCAACAGCATTAATGGTTCCTTTATCAAGGTTAAAATTCTTAAGAACTTCATTTGGCGGAAGATTCAATACGGTTACAGGTGAAATTAAAGTACCGCAATTATCTGTAGCCGAAACTTTATATTTGCCACTTGGCATACCATTAAGTCTGACAATACCGGTTGCTGTTTGTACACTTCTTACAACGGTACCATCTGAAGCATTTAGCAAGTTAACAGTATAGGGAGGGTTTCCTTTTTCTGCGTTAATAGCAATATCACCCAGGGGATCAGGATCTGATGCACAGTAAGTATAATTTTTTGCGGTAAAAAGTCCAATAGTTGGAGAAATAGAAGAATAGGTACTGCCTACCTTTATGGTAGTTGCAGCCTTTATAAAAGTATTGTTTTCGTAATACCCATAGAAATAATCTCCCGGCTCTAAGTGCGTAATCAAAGAAGCTGAAGATGCAATAATAGTTGCCGGATCAAAAGGAGATTTTGCAACAGCATATATTATAGGTTCAGAAACATTTTTAACTGTGATCTTAATTGTGCCATCTGCTCTACCATCGCCGGTACAGGAAGCATCTGTGGCAACAGCAGAAATTTCTGTCTGGGCAATTGCAGCTAAAGGCAGTATATAGAATAGCGCGACGAGTAATTTTGAAAATTTCATAAGGAGTCCGTTAAATTGTGTTTTTGGATTGTGGTTATAGTTAAGTTTAGAAAGAGGACAATTCAGAAGAAAGCACTAAAATTTCGTTTAACTCAATAATGAAATATTTAGTGCCTTCAAGGCTGAATTGATAGGCGTCATCTTCTATCTTCATCTTAACTTAATGCAAAGGTATTTAGGACAATTGAGACAAATAATTCAGTTTTAATAATCGGATTATCAATGATATAATTGGTTGTTTTGAGTAACACTTGATCGGCTAAATGTTCCCGTGTTTTAGATTTTGGGAGGGATAAAAACTTATATATAAGTTAAAGATTACAAAATTTTTGATCTACAGCTGGTCACGGTGAAGTTTTGGGTTTTTAAAGTTTGTATGAAACCAAAAAAACATTTTCTGATATAAATTCATGCCTAAAATTCTTTGAGGAAGATAGAAGCCGTATGCAAAACAAAAGCTGTAAAGAGTTCTAAAACCTACATCAAAAAAAGATTTACTTTTCAGAAATTAGTTTTTAGAAATGTTGCATTAATAAATACATCAGAAGAAAAAAACCTTACCCAAATAGAGGGCTTTTGTGAAAAAAAGAAGTAATTTGGTTTAATAAATGGATAGAATGCAAAATCTAGTAAAGAGAATAATAGTTTTAGCTGTAGCTGTACTTGTCATAGTGCTAGCTTTCAAATATTGTGAATTCAAAAAAGATGACGATTCAACTATTGATTATAATACCAATCTCATTCAGCAGCAAATCTTAAATGTTGGAAAACTGGTCGTTACCGAAGGTCATTTTTCGGAAGTTATTACTTATAAAAACCAGCAGAAGTATTTAATGGACATGGTTTCTTTTGAGAAAAAAGCACTTGTAGTGGTAAACGCAAATGTTACTGTAGCTTACGATTTGCACAAAGTGAAATATGATATCGATGAAAAGAACAAGACGATTACCATTTTAAATATTCCAAAAGAAGAAATCACCATCAACCCTGACATACAGTTTTATGATGTTGAACAAAGTAAACTGAATCCATTTACGGGTGACGATTACAACAAGATCAACAAATCGGTAAAAGCAAATCTGGCCAAAAAAATAGAGAAATCTACCTTAAAAACAAATGCTCAAAACCGATTGATCAGTGAATTGTCAAAGATTTTAATTCTTACCAATTCAATGGGTTGGAAACTGCAATACAACGGAAAAACAATCCAGTCTGAAAAAGAGTTTAGCGAAGATCTGAAGCTTTAGTTTTTTGAGGTACTAAGAGGCTAAGGTTCTGAGGTTTTTTCAATATTGTCATTTCGGGCGGAAGGAGAAATCTTCGTAAGAAGCTTTACAAAGATTGGATTTCTCCCTTCGCTCTAAATATTATAAAAGCACAAAATCCGACAGGTTCTAAAAACCTGTCGGATTTATATAATTGTTTTAAAAACTTAGCACCTTAGTACCTCAGAACCTTAGTACCTCAAAAAACTTAAACCGCTTCTTTATCAAAAATCAAATCCAATCCACCGGCAATTAAATGCGCCACTTCAGGGCGTTTAACCTTCAATTGATCTAAATGAACCAATACTTCCTGTAAAAGTTGGTCTTTATTTGAATTCTTTAAAAGCTCGGCGATTTCAACCGATAGTAGCCAATCATTAGGATGGTTTTCTTTCAGTTTGTGAAATACAGTGTTTAACTCAGTTGTAGCACTTTTATTTTCTCTGGTCAAGCGAACGGTTTGATAAAGGATTTCCAGATCATCACGTTCGGCAGTATGTTGTGCTTTTATAGTAGTTGTTTTGGGTACGGTATTGATCAGGTCAAAACTATTCACATCAGCTGGGCCGGAGAAAGCCGAAACGACTTTTTTACCAATTGCCATATCGTAATTCCCCCATTCAGGTTCAAACAAAATGGTTTCGCCATGAGTTACAGTACAATTTCTGAAACTAATTAAAATGATTTCGCCGTGTAAATTTCTTGAACCGGTAATGATTTCACCTTCTACAATAATATCACCTTCAAATTCTAATCTAACAGTTTCATTTTCTACGATAGAATAAGCCTGTAAATCTTTTGGACTCATGTCTTCGATTGCTAAATTGAAGCCTTTTAATTTTCCAATTGGACTTCCAAATCCATGTGGATGTGTTAGTGTTCCATGACCAACCAATTCTTTTTCACGGTAGGATAAAGCCGTTTTTCCGGTAGTCTGAATGTAGATAGGTTTTCCTTCGTCTTCCAAAACATTGGTAAAAACACCTGAAATCTGTAAACCGGTACTCAACTCAATTGTTCCTAAAGCATTGGAGTGAATTAGTTTTTGTATGCCTGATAAACCTCCGGTTCTTAAAGCCATTTTATTGGCAAATTCTTCTAAAACCAAACTCAAATAGGAGAAATTTGGTGTTACAAAAAGTTGTGGCTGTAATTGTGTAATATCAAAGTTTTGATTGGCTGCAGAGATATTATAAGGGATTTTTTTTACGTTATCCGTCATGCACCAAGCACTCTCCCCAATAGAGGATAGTAAACCCGCACCATATATTTTCGGATTTTCAACGGTTCCGATTAAACCATATTCTACCGTCCACCAATGCAGGTTTCGAATTTGTGCCATTTCAGACAATTCGCCCATATTGTTTTGTAAATCGGCAACTGCTTTCTCCGCTTCGTCTATTTTTTCCTGAGGCGTATCTTCCGCTTCTTTCAAAATAGAAAGCAGGCGAATCGCTTCATACATCTGGTAATCTTTATGAGAGGAGATGGCTTTACAGCCAATTTCTCCAAAACGTCTTAAGTATTCTGCATATTCCGGATTAGCAATAATAGGAGCGTGTCCCGCACCTTCATGAATAATATCCGGTGCCGGAGTATATTCGATATGTTCCAGTTGGCGAATATCTGAAGCAATAACCAAAACGTTATAAGCCTGAAATTCCATAAAAGCGTTTGGTGGAATAAATCCGTCCACCGCTACAGCTGCCCAACCAATTTCAGTCAGAATTCGATTCATACCGTACATACTTGGAATAGAGTCAATTTCGATTCCAGTTTTCTTCAAACCATCCAGATAAGAATGATGCGCAACTCTTGAAAGATAATCTACATTTTTACGCATTACATAGCGCCAAACCGCTTGATTAATTGGTGTATAATCACCATAATCCTGAGGTTTAATAAATTGCTTTAAATGTTTAGGC
It includes:
- a CDS encoding gliding motility-associated C-terminal domain-containing protein, with product MKFSKLLVALFYILPLAAIAQTEISAVATDASCTGDGRADGTIKITVKNVSEPIIYAVAKSPFDPATIIASSASLITHLEPGDYFYGYYENNTFIKAATTIKVGSTYSSISPTIGLFTAKNYTYCASDPDPLGDIAINAEKGNPPYTVNLLNASDGTVVRSVQTATGIVRLNGMPSGKYKVSATDNCGTLISPVTVLNLPPNEVLKNFNLDKGTINAVDLIYNTPNDVCSGISSATLPNGLLAVSNGGAYFNALPPLYGVPDFIYKLEIQNGSGWDVYDNLTLTDVKKKYSMPSDRSKWGIVRLSATYCNITKTVELDYGASTIGIVKPFIDFEFSIEDDPLNTNCNDTGQVRLKNVPKDQGGCLPYTVEVTDNGTGIKNTYTITSINSLEICKLNIGKSYTIKVTDNTGIAIATYSFTNNTSNTSSKKPAITDPKNVFIDPNYFAPDKDIKGKIQFFTGPSAMFFGKCALAVYPPMATPGYVGLQGKVTVSLVNGPSPLAVTYKEPIFGLGNELLPGTYTIRIKDSACFDEEFQVVLDSYFTKIEITNVSFNPDASRCDRYNKNITLKVSAVGTGAINSTLANFYGNNQIFPGIVSGPAGMGTFNAILGSNSLKEGISNFSFFQDIAGKYEIGIARKFISGRPLLQSELIENTQTAFVDVQPNFPAFDLSESGGIVCSGDTTGDLHAKVNNVSESITYFIKKETDSDFPTTGQSSPVFKALTAGNYIVKAKTACYEVLQPLILRSSFSQLINGGDRAVCIGGNIKLSVVQIGPVNSIKWTLPDGTEVISPELNINNVTAAQIGTYKVEINSLGGCYFTESINIRLGGLSTPTGNSTQQFCATAKATVADLITVETGIIWYDASTGGNIIPSSTLLIDDKTYYAAAQTGTCESTNRLAVTVNIGDPKAPTGAATQQFCAATNATVADLAVSGTGVIWYDALAGGSVIPSTALLIDGKTYYAAAKTGTCESTNRLAVTVSIGDPTTPTGAATQQFCATAKATVADLTASGTGIIWYDALTGGNIIPSTALLIDGKTYYGTAKTGTCKSTNRLAVTVSIGDPKTPTGTATQQFCATAKATVADLTAAGTGIIWYDALTGGSIIPSTALLIDGKTYYGTAKSGACESTNRLAVTVIVKKDLPNKDPDWLTSACISEKVTYTTVAGMSSYNWLVSNEGTIVNGGQQSDDFVTVLWNNAGKGAIEVNYIDEAKCNPLVSINFSIEVGSCLKPNEDADIELRKTINNPIANIGQQVVFTISAENLGGNNFNNVQIRDILPSGYTYTSSKTSSGDYNITNGIWNLPELLAKQTATLTLTAKVKATGDYLNIAFLENSTPEDYNPHNNKAQAGITNPEVIVFNMVSPNGDGKNDYFEIRGLERFPNNSVTIYNSWGVKVFETTNYGANNNFFRGISEGRATVNQNAGLPSGTYFYVLSYGNGALMTEKSGYLHLTLR
- a CDS encoding OmpA family protein, translating into MKNYIPFYLLILSFFSFHTYSQKNKIATADKQYANYAYINAIETYERVASKGYKSADMFKKLGNSFYFNAEFDKAAKWYDELFAMTNDVEPEYYYRYAQSLKSTNRTGKANQMLDLFSQHSKNDTRGKLYKKNENYLDLIKANSGRYTIEDSGINSKYSDYGTTFFKNKIVFTTARDTGGLGQQRHKWTGESFTSLYEAVLDENFNPSAPKKIKSKINSKFHESTPTFTKDGTTIYFTRNNYIDGKKGKNKQKTTFIKIYKATLNQKKEWDNIVELPFNSNEYSTAHPTLSPDEKTLYFASDMPGTIGQSDIYKVKILSNGGYSSPQNLGPGINTEGKETFPFVTDENEIYFASDGHPGLGGLDIFVGKINDAGVSNIQNLGADVNSPNDDFAYIIDIKSRKGFFSSNRKGGQGSDDIYKFLETKKINTDYQLYGVVTDLDSNEILPNAKITLYDQDMNVKDSTFSDEKGKYSFVLDPETPYYIRAKKENYTTWEQKILVSKDRSKAYLPIPLEKSRYQVTIGDNLGKVFGIKMIYFDLDKSNIGKEAALDLEKILDVLNLYPKMKLDIRSHTDSRQTHKYNQLLSDRRAKSTIDWLIKHGVNKNRLTGKGYGETQLVNHCSDNENCTEEEHQMNRRSEFIISGL
- a CDS encoding DUF4230 domain-containing protein, with translation MQNLVKRIIVLAVAVLVIVLAFKYCEFKKDDDSTIDYNTNLIQQQILNVGKLVVTEGHFSEVITYKNQQKYLMDMVSFEKKALVVVNANVTVAYDLHKVKYDIDEKNKTITILNIPKEEITINPDIQFYDVEQSKLNPFTGDDYNKINKSVKANLAKKIEKSTLKTNAQNRLISELSKILILTNSMGWKLQYNGKTIQSEKEFSEDLKL
- a CDS encoding aromatic amino acid hydroxylase, translating into MNANIETNPLLERLPKHLKQFIKPQDYGDYTPINQAVWRYVMRKNVDYLSRVAHHSYLDGLKKTGIEIDSIPSMYGMNRILTEIGWAAVAVDGFIPPNAFMEFQAYNVLVIASDIRQLEHIEYTPAPDIIHEGAGHAPIIANPEYAEYLRRFGEIGCKAISSHKDYQMYEAIRLLSILKEAEDTPQEKIDEAEKAVADLQNNMGELSEMAQIRNLHWWTVEYGLIGTVENPKIYGAGLLSSIGESAWCMTDNVKKIPYNISAANQNFDITQLQPQLFVTPNFSYLSLVLEEFANKMALRTGGLSGIQKLIHSNALGTIELSTGLQISGVFTNVLEDEGKPIYIQTTGKTALSYREKELVGHGTLTHPHGFGSPIGKLKGFNLAIEDMSPKDLQAYSIVENETVRLEFEGDIIVEGEIITGSRNLHGEIILISFRNCTVTHGETILFEPEWGNYDMAIGKKVVSAFSGPADVNSFDLINTVPKTTTIKAQHTAERDDLEILYQTVRLTRENKSATTELNTVFHKLKENHPNDWLLSVEIAELLKNSNKDQLLQEVLVHLDQLKVKRPEVAHLIAGGLDLIFDKEAV
- a CDS encoding PorP/SprF family type IX secretion system membrane protein; protein product: MKKNLFFLKFLLLFNVINIAAQQNAQYTQYMYNTININPAYAGSRGTLSVFGLYRAQWVGLEGAPKTSAFSINTPINDSNLGIGVSLVNDKIGASDKSSLSTDFSYTVQTSDNFKLSFGLKGTVSLFNLDTNRLNPADLDDPHLQNLNNVISPNIGAGVYWHSDKAYIGLSVPDFIVTNYYDNNEVAIFKNKINYYLMGGYVFNLSAYNNIKFKPAVLTKITQGAPLQVDVSGNFMFNDKFMVGIAYRWDAAFSTMAGFQLTDGMYIGYGYDLESSKLNNYSNGSHEIFLRFEFIRKQSRMTTPRFF